Proteins co-encoded in one Candidatus Nitrosacidococcus tergens genomic window:
- a CDS encoding RNA recognition motif domain-containing protein yields the protein MIKLFIRGLPSNTTEETLTELFSGFGTVRALTLHKDLFTGQARGTALIDMEGHEGRAAIAGLNGSQIQGSTLYVSQTKEDKRRFSRGGRRR from the coding sequence ATGATCAAACTTTTTATACGTGGATTACCTTCAAATACAACTGAAGAAACCCTTACTGAATTATTCTCAGGCTTTGGCACAGTGCGTGCTTTAACTTTGCATAAAGATCTATTTACTGGTCAAGCACGAGGTACTGCCTTAATTGATATGGAAGGCCATGAGGGGCGTGCAGCTATTGCAGGCTTAAATGGATCTCAGATCCAAGGATCTACTCTCTATGTAAGCCAAACTAAGGAAGATAAACGGCGCTTCTCAAGAGGCGGTAGGCGGCGCTAA